The sequence TTCCTTGGAGAGAGATGATCGGAGTGGAGTCAGCGGAAAATGCGGTGAGGTATTTTAGTGTTGTATTGATTGGTATTTTGTTATTAGCGGCGGAGGTGGTGGATGAGGATTACGGTGGTGACCGCCACTAAGATGATGTCCTTGGCCTGGCCCATGATGGCCTTTCACTGAGCCATTATCACCCTGACCTTTCTCATGATGGCTGCCACCTTTCTTATGATGACCCTGACCTGGCTTATGATGACCCTGCAGATAAAAGtggtaaaaaaataaatatgtcaatcaccaaaataaaaaattaagatgaCTTGTAACTTAAGTGGCAAAAAACGTTTACCCTCACATATCTAATGCTAGAACTTcaaattttatcattttcttaatgtttgagTTCAATTCTTACCCTATTCTTTTTAATGACCATTAGAGTTCGACTTGCACACTTTCCTAATTTCGAGTTTACTCTATTCTTAATGGCAATGGAATTGGACTCTTGTTCTTATTTGATTAGGAGCATATGCCTCAAATCAAGGACTTAAAGTTACCTTTCGTCTCGGAGGCAATGTTGGGTGAGAGGGTGGCGGTGGTGATGATTGTGGTGGAGATggcgacgatggtggagaagTAGATGCATGTGATGATGGCGATGGTGGTGTTGGTGTTGGTGGTGATGGCAATGGTGGTGTTGGTGTTGGCAGTGGTGGCGATGGTGGTGTTGGTTTTGGcggcggtggtggtggcgatggtggtgttggttttggcggtggtggtgatggtggtgttGGTTTTGGCGGTGGTGGCGATGGTTGTGTTGGttttggaggtggtggtgTTTGTTTTGgcggtggtggaggtggtggtgttCGTTTTGgcggtggtggaggtggtggtgttCGTTTTGGTGGTGGCGGCGATGGTGGTGTTGGTTTTGgcggtggtggaggtggtggtgttCGTTTTGGCTGTGGTGGCGATTGTGGTGTTGCTTttggcggtggtggtggtgttggttttggcggtggtggaggtggtggtgttCGTTTTGGCTGTGGTGGCgattgtggtgttggttttggaggtggtggaggtggtggtgttggttttggcggtggtggaggtggtggtgttggttttGGCGGTGGTGGCGATGGTGGTGTTGGTTTTGGCGGTGGTGGCGATGGTGATGTTGGTTTTGgcggtggtggaggtggtagTGTTGGTTTTGGCGGTGGTGGCGATGGTGGTGTTGGTTTTGGCGGTGGAGGAGGTGTTGGTGTTGGTTGTGGCGGCGGTGGCAATGGCGGTGTTGGTGTTGGTGTTGGCGGCGGTGGCGATGGCGATGACGGTGATGACGAAGATGGTGGAGAAGTAGCACTAGGAgtaggaggaggagaaagTGGAGAGCCTGGATTAAAAGGGTCCTCATTGGCATAATTCCCAGGAGGAGCATATTCACAAATAATGAGCAAACTTCCGTTGGAGCATCTGAACCGAGTGCACCCAACTTGTTGAGTGGTCTTCCATACAATCTGCGTGTAGTGGCCGCAAGCTTTGTCTTGGGCGCATTGTCGCTTTTCTCTATTGTAAAATTGCTTCTCATGAGCCCAATCCTCCACTGCCTCTCTCGGCAACCAATGGGCCTTAAAACCCCAGAACAAGTTCTCCCCATATTGGCCCTTCGAGTGGCGCATACCGCAATCGGTCTGCTTCTTGGCCCAATCCTCTGCGAATTGTGCCAACGTCTCATTCCATACTAAGGGCGGCACGTTCTCAGCCTTTCGAATCTCATTATGCACCATGATGAACTCTTGGGCTAGCGCGGGAGGCGGGTATTCTGTGTAGTTTTCGCTGTTCGGTGTCAATGCGTTGGCTATGCCATTGACAATGTCATCGGCGACATTTGCAATCCCGCCAATGCTTGTTCCAATGCCATTCCCGGCATCGTCTACGTTATTGGCATGGGGATTAGCATTGGATTTGGCAGTCACCTTTTCGACATGATTGATATGAACGTCGTGTCTCGGGAGGTGGAATGGGTTGGCCAAGATGAAGGGGATCAAAATAGAGGTGGTGATTATTATAGTAGCGAAAGTTTGACGTCGCGGCATTGGGTTGTTGTATGTGGAGGTGGGTGGCGGCGATGGTGGTTGTAATTTAggtattttatatttgataaGGGTGAAATGATATGGCGaagttggtttggtttggtttaatTTCGGTGGCCAGCTCTCAAGTTCCGAGAGCATCGGCAAGAGAGAGTGAGCATGAGAGGGCTAAGAGGTACTTTATTTGGTGTAGTTTCCATAAAATTACCTTACAACTCAATCGATTTTACCATCATGCTATGCCTAATCCTTCTTGGGGCATCCATAGTTTTACGAAAATAGATAGATTGATGCCAAAATTGACCCTTGAAAAAAGCATAAATAGTTATGCTATTGTTAGGAGGCTGGCGATGGAGAGCCGCAGTTTCGGGACGTCTTCAGGTCAATGGCTCAGAATGTTGTTTTCATGCAAAATACCTGTCCATGCCTTCTTGTGCTGCAAGCTCAATGTTAGTTAAGTTAGTTGTAGTTCTTTCAGGTGTGTGTTTAATACCATTCGGCAGCAGCAGCTTTGAATTTTAGgtggttattttttttaaatataaattttaaagcAAGAGAGATCAATTTCCACCAAGGGCGGAGCTAGAATTATAAGATCGGGAGGACCGAGATAGAAAACACAAGTATATCAAATACATTTAAGTGTTCAAAACACATGTTggaactaaaattttcaaaaatagtcatgtctaattgtttttaaaaggGCCATTAATTTAAGTTACATGTTGTCTATTAGTAAGTTGTATATAGGAGAGATGTCAAAAAAATGAGGGCGCCAGGGCAAATCCTGATCTAGGACTGGCTCTGCCACTTCCACTATCATCAAACAGACTAAGAAGTATCAAggactattttattttattttttggtctgatGTCCTTGATCAATTCGTGACAATATTCTATTTGTCCATTAATCTCTTTTGTctatttcaaaatgaaaaagatttGGTCACATTCAATTTTATTTGGAAAAGTTTGGTTTCATCAACAATGGAGGGAATAGATTAAgtagtgtatttatttttctaactCTCTCATTTGATCAAGGTGAAATTATACTTGTAGTCTTAATTTTAACGTTATTGTTGAAAATGATGTTTCATTCAAAATCGAAAGAAATACCATATAAGATGATAAAGAATACCGTATGATAAAGAATATGATAATATGATGCAATTAATTAACAGCTTGTTACTTACATGTTAAGAACAATAACCGAACAATAGATTGCCATGCATGTATATCCATGACATGTTGTcactttata comes from Prunus dulcis chromosome 6, ALMONDv2, whole genome shotgun sequence and encodes:
- the LOC117630491 gene encoding repressed by EFG1 protein 1; protein product: MLSELESWPPKLNQTKPTSPYHFTLIKYKIPKLQPPSPPPTSTYNNPMPRRQTFATIIITTSILIPFILANPFHLPRHDVHINHVEKVTAKSNANPHANNVDDAGNGIGTSIGGIANVADDIVNGIANALTPNSENYTEYPPPALAQEFIMVHNEIRKAENVPPLVWNETLAQFAEDWAKKQTDCGMRHSKGQYGENLFWGFKAHWLPREAVEDWAHEKQFYNREKRQCAQDKACGHYTQIVWKTTQQVGCTRFRCSNGSLLIICEYAPPGNYANEDPFNPGSPLSPPPTPSATSPPSSSSPSSPSPPPPTPTPTPPLPPPPQPTPTPPPPPKPTPPS